In Spirochaeta thermophila DSM 6578, the following proteins share a genomic window:
- a CDS encoding TetR/AcrR family transcriptional regulator, translating into MGKSAKYSKDRILNAAVRVIRRKGVANTSLADIAKELGMSKGTLYYYYASKSDLIFDLTERHIRYITEEILDWVAKAKDEASPQEILHVVLNLLLRGNTRGPVHLYLLQDAIGGNEILRRRFLQEYGRWRQILREGLEQLLGERGDVEVRAAVLMAVIDGLLLEKLVGVRPLFLREISEFLTR; encoded by the coding sequence ATGGGTAAGAGTGCAAAGTACAGCAAGGACAGGATCCTCAATGCCGCGGTGAGGGTGATCCGAAGGAAAGGGGTCGCGAACACGAGCCTGGCGGATATCGCAAAAGAGCTGGGGATGAGCAAGGGGACGCTCTACTACTACTATGCCTCGAAGAGCGATCTCATCTTCGATCTCACCGAGCGGCACATCAGGTATATCACGGAGGAGATCCTCGATTGGGTGGCGAAGGCGAAGGATGAGGCCTCGCCGCAGGAGATCCTCCATGTGGTGCTCAACCTCTTGCTCAGGGGGAATACGAGGGGGCCGGTGCACCTCTACCTGCTCCAGGATGCGATCGGGGGGAACGAGATCCTGCGACGGCGGTTCCTCCAGGAATACGGGAGGTGGCGCCAGATCCTCCGGGAGGGGCTCGAGCAGCTTCTGGGCGAGCGTGGGGATGTGGAGGTGCGGGCTGCGGTACTCATGGCCGTGATCGACGGGCTCCTGCTCGAGAAGCTGGTGGGAGTGAGGCCTCTCTTTCTGCGGGAGATCTCGGAGTTTCTCACCAGGTAG
- a CDS encoding ATP-binding protein, protein MALEWVLLFFSFFLFLFSLFLEVPLRRWLLLYTFTLFFTALLYVMGHTVFVDDPNVQLIWYHPLFLLPLSWFLVATGAAGFRGRVLFWVRIFPVGVFLLGGVLMRAVPSWVWDPETFSPRWFSYASGGLMILYSLAVIFFRYERYEWFFRAYSPLLAVAPLGFPFIMLPEVFILWYLLGLSFGCMVLLSLLAHDARVDVLPAARELIFDAMPDPVIVLDAADRIRFINKACERLVGHTSREVRGKEIDAVFPGGLFPLSLRAHMEQFEIQVGSTLFEVHATWITDALDRRKGTLFHLSDITAEREAVNTLALRERQYRNVLENITVGVMLLNRDYVVRAWNRRMEEWFPGISWGTEGVRCVEICKGPVLPCEECPLPPVFASGKTQRAEVRRQTKYGERIFSMVATPHLDDEGVIRGVVVLLEDVTAERKATEELERYKFMVNASADFMSLISSDFRYEAVNDAFCKAHGKGREDFVGHRVAELWGEETFRRKILPYIQRAFEGERVVVEDRFVFGLLGERDLEVSYNPYREGERITHVAVVTRDITSYKDALRHLEDARRQAEEANRAKSAFLASMSHEIRTPLNAITGMSDLLLLSRVSPEVEEGLAIIKDSAGTLLALINDILDLSRIEAGRIELERIPLRFPDLVRHTWEMFRPQAETKGLSFELHLSEGLPSEVNGDPVRIRQILINLLSNALKFTEEGGVTLSVTGHRMYDRDWEVELVVEDTGIGIPPEKLERIFEPFTQADSSITRRYGGTGLGLSISRQLAEMMGGTVVVSSEVGRGSTFVCRLVLEEAEGEAAPPAKGQVPRVSRAMRVLVVEDNRVNALVARRLLEHLGHRVLVAESGKDALALLGREEVDAVFMDVEMPGMDGFECARRIRAGEAGGRARMVPVFALTAHAVGEIQDRVDEVGMDGVVLKPVGIEDLARALEQVAGRGEGVSPPVQDLPEEDLPHLDVEGSLLRMGGSRELLREFWEVFLRDLGDKRSSLSSALERGEWDLLSRLAHSLKGVCGNVGGVRAASLARRLEGAAGRGEVEEARRLVRELDEELGILGELLGRGPDIILSEQEDGRSHG, encoded by the coding sequence ATGGCGTTGGAGTGGGTCCTCCTCTTCTTCAGTTTCTTCCTCTTCCTCTTCTCCCTCTTCCTCGAAGTTCCCTTGAGGAGGTGGCTCCTGCTCTACACCTTCACCTTGTTCTTCACCGCCCTTCTCTATGTGATGGGGCATACGGTCTTCGTGGACGATCCCAATGTCCAGCTCATCTGGTACCATCCTCTCTTCCTCCTCCCTCTCTCCTGGTTCCTGGTGGCCACGGGGGCGGCGGGGTTCAGGGGACGCGTCCTCTTCTGGGTGAGGATCTTTCCCGTGGGGGTCTTTCTCCTCGGCGGGGTGCTCATGAGGGCGGTCCCTTCATGGGTGTGGGATCCCGAGACATTCTCTCCCCGCTGGTTCTCCTACGCCTCGGGGGGACTCATGATCCTCTACTCTCTCGCCGTGATCTTCTTTCGCTACGAGCGGTACGAGTGGTTCTTCCGTGCCTACAGCCCCCTCCTTGCGGTGGCTCCCCTGGGCTTTCCCTTCATCATGCTCCCTGAGGTCTTCATCCTCTGGTACCTGTTGGGGCTCTCCTTCGGGTGCATGGTGCTCCTCTCCCTCCTCGCCCACGATGCGCGGGTGGACGTGCTTCCTGCGGCGAGGGAGCTCATCTTCGACGCCATGCCGGATCCGGTGATCGTCCTCGATGCCGCGGACAGGATCCGCTTCATCAACAAGGCGTGCGAACGCCTGGTGGGGCACACCTCACGGGAGGTGAGAGGGAAGGAGATCGATGCGGTCTTTCCCGGAGGTCTCTTTCCCCTCTCCCTCAGGGCGCACATGGAGCAGTTCGAGATACAGGTGGGTTCCACGCTCTTCGAGGTGCATGCCACCTGGATCACTGATGCCCTCGACCGGCGGAAGGGCACGCTTTTCCACCTCTCGGATATCACGGCGGAGCGGGAGGCGGTGAACACCCTCGCCCTTCGTGAGCGACAGTACCGCAATGTGCTCGAGAACATCACGGTGGGAGTGATGCTCCTCAACCGGGATTACGTCGTCCGTGCCTGGAACCGCAGGATGGAGGAGTGGTTCCCCGGGATTTCCTGGGGGACGGAAGGGGTTCGCTGTGTGGAGATCTGCAAGGGGCCTGTGCTCCCCTGCGAGGAGTGTCCCCTCCCCCCGGTCTTCGCGTCGGGGAAGACGCAGCGAGCGGAGGTGCGGAGGCAGACGAAGTACGGCGAGAGGATCTTTTCGATGGTCGCCACGCCTCATCTCGACGACGAAGGGGTGATCAGGGGGGTGGTGGTGCTCCTGGAGGATGTGACGGCGGAGCGGAAGGCGACCGAAGAGCTCGAGCGCTACAAGTTCATGGTGAACGCCTCTGCAGACTTCATGTCCCTCATAAGCAGCGACTTCCGTTACGAGGCGGTGAACGATGCCTTCTGCAAGGCGCACGGCAAGGGACGGGAAGACTTCGTGGGACACCGGGTGGCGGAACTCTGGGGAGAAGAGACCTTCAGGCGAAAGATCCTCCCCTATATCCAGCGGGCGTTCGAGGGCGAGAGGGTGGTGGTGGAGGATCGATTCGTCTTCGGACTCCTCGGGGAGCGCGATCTCGAAGTTTCCTACAATCCCTACAGGGAAGGGGAAAGGATCACCCACGTGGCGGTGGTCACGCGGGACATCACCTCCTACAAGGATGCGTTGCGCCACTTGGAGGATGCGCGTCGTCAGGCCGAGGAGGCGAACCGGGCGAAGAGTGCCTTCCTCGCGAGCATGAGCCACGAGATTCGCACCCCTCTCAATGCGATCACGGGGATGAGCGATCTCCTGCTCCTCTCCAGGGTGTCCCCCGAGGTGGAGGAAGGGCTCGCCATCATCAAGGATTCGGCGGGCACCTTGCTCGCCCTCATCAACGACATACTGGATCTCTCGAGGATCGAGGCCGGAAGGATCGAACTCGAGCGCATCCCCTTGAGGTTCCCGGATCTGGTGCGGCACACCTGGGAGATGTTCAGGCCTCAGGCAGAGACCAAGGGGCTTTCCTTCGAACTCCACCTCTCGGAGGGGCTTCCCTCCGAGGTGAATGGTGACCCGGTGAGGATACGTCAGATCCTCATCAACCTCCTGAGCAATGCCCTCAAGTTCACCGAGGAGGGGGGGGTGACCCTCTCGGTGACGGGGCACCGCATGTACGATCGCGACTGGGAGGTGGAGCTGGTGGTGGAGGACACCGGCATAGGGATCCCGCCGGAGAAACTCGAGCGGATCTTCGAACCCTTCACCCAGGCGGACTCTTCGATCACGCGCAGGTACGGCGGTACGGGTCTGGGGCTGAGCATCTCTCGTCAGCTCGCCGAGATGATGGGTGGGACCGTCGTGGTCTCGAGCGAGGTGGGCCGGGGGAGCACGTTCGTCTGCAGACTCGTCCTGGAGGAGGCGGAGGGGGAAGCCGCCCCGCCGGCAAAGGGGCAGGTGCCGCGCGTGTCCCGTGCGATGAGGGTGCTCGTGGTGGAGGACAACAGGGTGAATGCCCTGGTGGCGAGACGGCTCCTTGAGCATCTGGGACATCGTGTGCTCGTGGCCGAGAGCGGAAAGGATGCGCTCGCGTTGCTCGGACGGGAGGAGGTGGATGCGGTGTTCATGGATGTGGAGATGCCGGGTATGGACGGGTTCGAGTGTGCGAGGAGGATCAGGGCCGGGGAGGCGGGTGGGCGCGCGAGGATGGTGCCCGTGTTCGCCCTCACGGCCCACGCGGTGGGGGAGATCCAGGATCGGGTGGATGAGGTGGGTATGGACGGGGTGGTCCTCAAGCCGGTGGGGATAGAGGATCTCGCTCGGGCGCTCGAGCAGGTCGCCGGAAGGGGGGAAGGGGTCTCCCCTCCGGTGCAGGATCTCCCCGAGGAGGATCTCCCCCATCTCGACGTGGAGGGGTCGCTCCTCAGGATGGGGGGGAGCAGGGAACTGCTTCGCGAGTTCTGGGAGGTGTTCCTCAGAGACCTCGGGGACAAGCGGTCCTCCCTTTCGTCTGCACTGGAGAGGGGGGAATGGGATCTGCTTTCGAGACTCGCGCACAGCCTGAAGGGGGTGTGCGGAAACGTGGGCGGAGTGAGGGCCGCTTCGCTCGCGAGGAGGCTCGAAGGGGCGGCGGGAAGGGGGGAGGTGGAGGAGGCGAGGCGTCTCGTCCGTGAGCTGGACGAGGAACTGGGGATTCTGGGTGAGCTTCTCGGGAGAGGCCCTGATATCATTCTTTCAGAGCAGGAGGATGGAAGATCTCATGGGTAA
- a CDS encoding RsmE family RNA methyltransferase, which yields MNLVLFLPEEDCTRLVRGDRRYEHLVSVLRVREGEVVRVGVLGGRMGEGRVEEVAREEVRLSCTFDRDPPPPLPVTLLVAAVRPIVGRRLLRDLSALGLERVVVFPARLSERSYLESTLWKEGGWERSLIEGAEQGVTTRVPEVVRVRSLEEGVRMCGDGVRYVCDEAAGQGEGVVRGARYVVAVGPERGWTDEERRVLEREGFVRLSLGPRMLRTEVACHVALGRVAEGAGWWG from the coding sequence ATGAACCTGGTGCTCTTTCTTCCTGAAGAGGACTGCACGAGGCTCGTACGCGGTGACCGGAGGTACGAGCACCTGGTGTCGGTGCTGCGCGTGAGGGAGGGGGAGGTGGTGCGGGTGGGGGTGCTGGGGGGGAGGATGGGGGAAGGGCGGGTGGAAGAGGTGGCGCGGGAGGAGGTGCGGCTCTCGTGTACGTTCGATCGGGACCCTCCTCCACCGTTGCCGGTGACGCTCCTGGTGGCGGCGGTGCGCCCGATCGTGGGGAGGAGGCTCCTGCGGGATCTCTCTGCGTTGGGGCTGGAGCGGGTGGTGGTCTTTCCTGCGAGGCTTTCGGAGCGGTCGTACCTGGAGAGTACGCTGTGGAAGGAGGGGGGATGGGAGCGGTCTCTCATCGAGGGCGCGGAGCAGGGGGTGACGACGCGGGTGCCTGAGGTGGTACGGGTGCGGTCGTTGGAGGAGGGGGTTAGGATGTGTGGAGATGGGGTGCGTTATGTGTGCGATGAGGCGGCAGGTCAGGGGGAGGGGGTGGTACGGGGGGCGCGGTATGTGGTGGCGGTGGGACCTGAGCGGGGGTGGACCGACGAGGAGCGGAGGGTGCTGGAGAGGGAGGGGTTTGTGCGGCTCTCACTGGGGCCGAGGATGCTCAGGACCGAGGTGGCGTGCCACGTGGCGTTGGGGAGGGTGGCGGAGGGGGCGGGGTGGTGGGGGTAG
- a CDS encoding NAD-dependent epimerase/dehydratase family protein: MVVAVTGAGGHLGGNVVDVLLARGYRVRAVVRRDRRAVEGCGCEVVEADVLDRESLERAFGGVDAVVHCAAYVSISGGHGGMVWRVNVEGVRNVLDAAARVGVRRVVHVSSIHAFRECGGMVDEGAPLVDGEGSVYDRSKAEGLRVATEAAARGQDVVAVCPTGIIGPKDYKPSRMGRFFIALARGRVPALVEGGFDWVDVRDVAEGVVAALERGWRGERYVLSGRYVKVAELARAWCGVAGVRAPRVVVPPGLARIGAGLGGILLPLLPGEPLFTAEAIGALSWRTPVSSERARRGLGYVARPLEETLEDTYRWFKEYGYV, translated from the coding sequence ATGGTCGTGGCGGTGACAGGGGCGGGGGGACACCTGGGTGGGAACGTGGTGGATGTGCTTCTTGCGCGGGGTTACCGGGTGCGGGCGGTGGTGCGGCGGGACAGGCGGGCGGTGGAGGGGTGTGGGTGCGAGGTGGTGGAGGCGGATGTGCTCGACAGGGAGAGCCTGGAGCGGGCCTTCGGGGGGGTGGATGCGGTGGTGCACTGCGCCGCCTATGTGTCGATTTCAGGTGGGCACGGGGGGATGGTGTGGCGGGTGAACGTGGAGGGGGTGCGGAACGTGCTGGATGCGGCGGCTCGGGTGGGGGTGCGGAGGGTGGTGCACGTGAGCTCGATCCACGCCTTCAGGGAGTGCGGCGGGATGGTGGACGAGGGGGCGCCCCTGGTCGACGGGGAGGGGTCGGTGTACGACAGGAGCAAGGCGGAGGGGCTCCGGGTGGCGACGGAGGCGGCCGCGAGGGGTCAGGATGTGGTGGCGGTCTGTCCCACCGGGATCATAGGGCCGAAGGACTACAAGCCCTCTCGTATGGGAAGGTTCTTCATTGCGCTCGCGCGGGGGAGGGTGCCGGCGCTGGTGGAGGGGGGTTTCGACTGGGTGGACGTGCGGGATGTAGCGGAGGGGGTGGTGGCGGCGTTGGAGCGGGGGTGGAGGGGGGAGCGGTACGTGTTGTCGGGCAGGTATGTGAAGGTGGCGGAGCTCGCCCGTGCGTGGTGCGGGGTGGCCGGCGTGAGGGCGCCTCGGGTGGTGGTGCCGCCGGGACTTGCGCGGATCGGAGCGGGTCTCGGTGGGATCCTCCTGCCTCTCCTGCCCGGTGAGCCGCTCTTCACTGCGGAGGCGATCGGGGCTCTCTCCTGGCGGACCCCGGTCTCGTCCGAAAGGGCGCGCCGTGGATTGGGCTACGTGGCCCGTCCGCTCGAGGAGACCCTCGAGGATACCTATCGATGGTTCAAGGAGTACGGCTATGTATGA
- a CDS encoding DUF1295 domain-containing protein codes for MYERLVLVWMALAVAVWILLSQVTAPYGRHVRQGWGTPLNARMAWMVMELPSLLIPLYGLLWGRPEGLAAFFLGLWVFHYAYRSLLFPFLIRARKDVPFSVVGMALVFNLANSGFNTYSLLFVKDYASSWTSDPRFLLGVCLFLSGFVMHVVSDARLRALRREGEGSYRIPQGWLFRWVSCPNYFGEILEWTGWALATWSLAGISFALWTCANLVPRALSHHRWYRQHFPDYPADRKALIPVIGP; via the coding sequence ATGTATGAGCGTCTCGTCCTTGTCTGGATGGCCCTCGCGGTGGCGGTGTGGATCCTGCTCTCACAGGTGACGGCTCCCTACGGCAGACACGTGCGCCAGGGGTGGGGAACACCGCTCAATGCCCGGATGGCGTGGATGGTGATGGAACTCCCTTCCCTCCTCATCCCGCTCTACGGGCTTCTGTGGGGAAGACCGGAAGGGCTGGCCGCCTTTTTCCTGGGGCTCTGGGTCTTTCACTATGCCTATCGGAGCCTCCTCTTCCCCTTCCTCATCAGGGCACGCAAGGACGTTCCTTTCTCCGTGGTGGGGATGGCCCTCGTGTTCAACCTCGCCAACAGCGGGTTCAACACCTACTCGCTTCTCTTCGTGAAGGACTATGCCTCCTCGTGGACCTCGGATCCCCGTTTTCTCCTGGGAGTCTGCCTCTTCCTCTCGGGGTTCGTGATGCACGTGGTCTCCGATGCACGGCTCAGGGCCCTCAGAAGGGAAGGGGAGGGGAGCTACCGTATCCCTCAGGGGTGGCTCTTCCGGTGGGTCTCGTGTCCCAACTACTTCGGTGAGATCCTCGAGTGGACGGGGTGGGCCCTCGCCACCTGGTCGCTCGCGGGGATCTCCTTCGCACTCTGGACGTGTGCCAACCTCGTGCCTCGGGCTCTCTCCCACCACAGGTGGTACAGGCAGCACTTCCCGGACTATCCCGCGGACCGCAAGGCCCTCATCCCCGTGATAGGGCCTTGA